Below is a window of Geomonas oryzisoli DNA.
ACCGCGGAGGACGAGGTCGACATCATGCTGCAGACCTTCATGCTGGACAAGGCGATCTACGAACTGGGCTACGAGCTCAACAACCGTCCGGAGTGGGTCTCGATACCGCTCTCCGGCATTCTCGACCTCCTGGCGCAGGTGGCCACCGGGCCGGAGGGGCGCTGAAAAAGGGGAGAACGTCATGAGAAAATGGCAGATGTCGGTCGTGGTGTTGGCAGTGCTGGCTGCCCTGCCGGCGGGTGCGGAACAGCGGATCTTTCGGGCGAAGCTTTCGGGGCAGCAGGAGGTTCCAGCGGTGAAGACGCCGGCGCGGGGGGATATCAAGATGATCTACGCGGACGGCGAGATGAGTTACGAACTGAACGTGAGCAGGATAACGAGCCCGGTCGCGGCGCACATCCATCACGGCAAACCGGGGCAGAACGGCCCCCCGCTGGTTGGGCTGTTCGGTGGCCCCACGAAGATGGGCAAGTTCA
It encodes the following:
- a CDS encoding CHRD domain-containing protein; this encodes MRKWQMSVVVLAVLAALPAGAEQRIFRAKLSGQQEVPAVKTPARGDIKMIYADGEMSYELNVSRITSPVAAHIHHGKPGQNGPPLVGLFGGPTKMGKFKGILAEGLITNENLIGELEGKTVEDLVRIIDAGEAYVDVPTVTYPMGEIRGQIK